In one Myxocyprinus asiaticus isolate MX2 ecotype Aquarium Trade chromosome 1, UBuf_Myxa_2, whole genome shotgun sequence genomic region, the following are encoded:
- the LOC127448654 gene encoding segment polarity protein dishevelled homolog DVL-2-like, giving the protein MAETKIIYHIDEEETPYLVKIPIEAEKITLLDFKQVLNKPNYKFFFKSMDQDFGVVKEEISDDSAKLPCFNGRVVSWLVSSDTPTVEPPVPPVEVPSQPSPPPPPLPPPPAERTGGIGDSRPPSFHPNTAGSLETLDDQTETESVVSFRRERPRPRESQEQHVSGPRMNGQSHMDRHLAGYESATTMMSSELETTSFCDSDDDDDTMSRFSSSTEQSTAARLLKRHRRRRKQRPRLERASSFSSVTDSTMSLNIVTVTLNMEKYNFLGISIVGQSNERGDGGIYIGSIMKGGAVGADGRIEPGDMLLQVNDINFENMSNDDAVKVLREIVHKPGPIILTVAKCWDPSPQGYFTLPRNEPIRPIDPAAWVSHSVALTGAFPSYPGSTITSSSSVTETERIDEFNLSLRSDMASVAKAMASPESGLEVRDRMWLKITIPSAFLGSDVVEWLYHHIDGFQDRREARKYASNLLKAGFIRHTVNKITFSEQCYYIFGDLNNCDNYMVNLSLNDNDGSSGASDQDTLAPLPLPGATPWPMLHSFQYQYPHPFTTQPPPYHELSNYSYGPGSAGSQHSEGSHSSGSTRSDGERRRGSKSVAGSTAGGSTRDDKSPAVGGADSRSGSGSESDSSVRSSLRRDHGSATPSEHSRSSQRSHHRIPPTHLAPYPPGIPIPYNPMMVMMVPQHPHPHLALGAPHPQTPLPPHPGLLPSSTLGGPPGAPPTRDLASVPPELTASRQSFHLAMGNPSEFFVDVM; this is encoded by the exons ATGGCGGAGACGAAAATAATTTATCACATTGACGAAGAGGAGACGCCGTACTTGGTGAAGATTCCCATAGAGGCTGAGAAAATCACTCTGCTGGATTTTAAACAGGTCTTGAACAAGCCGAACTACAAATTCTTCTTCAAGTCTATGGACCAGGACTTCGG ggtgGTGAAGGAGGAGATCTCAGATGATAGTGCCAAGCTGCCCTGCTTCAATGGAAGAGTTGTTTCCTGG CTGGTGTCCTCAGATACCCCTACAGTAGAGCCCCCAGTTCCTCCAGTAGAGGTCCCGTCTCAGCCctcccctccccctccaccactccCTCCACCTCCAGCTGAGAGGACAGGGGGCATTGGAGACTCCAGACCTCCGTCCTTCCA TCCCAACACTGCAGGCAGTCTGGAGACCTTAGATGATCAAACAGAGACCGAATCAGTCGTGTCTTTCAGGAGAGAGAGACCTCGCCCCAGAGAGAGCCAAGAGCAACATG TCTCAGGGCCACGTATGAATGGTCAGTCCCATATGGACAGACACCTGGCAGGCTATGAGAGTGCGACCACAATGATGAGCAGTGAACTGGAGACCACCAGCTTCTGTGattcagatgatgatgatgatacaaTGAGCAG GTTCAGTAGCTCCACAGAGCAGAGCACAGCAGCTAGGTTACTGAAGCGTCATCGCAGACGCAGGAAACAGCGCCCTCGGCTGGAAAGG GCCTCCTCTTTCAGTAGTGTAACAGATTCAACCATGTCCTTAAATATTGTCACAGTCACTCTTAACATGG AGAAGTATAATTTCTTGGGCATTAGTATAGTGGGTCAGAGTAACGAGAGAGGAGATGGAGGCATCTACATTGGCTCTATCATGAAGGGAGGAGCTGTGGGTGCTGACGGACGCATTGAGCCTGGGGACATGCtgctgcag GTGAATGATATCAACTTTGAGAACATGAGTAATGATGATGCAGTCAAGGTGTTACGTGAGATCGTACACAAACCAGG ACCCATCATCCTGACTGTAGCAAAATGTTGGGACCCCTCTCCTCAAGGATACTTCACCCTGCCGCGCA ATGAGCCAATCCGGCCCATAGACCCTGCTGCATGGGTCAGTCACTCTGTAGCTCTGACAGGGGCTTTTCCGTCCTACCCTGGCAGCACAATCACCTCCAGCTCATCCGTCACTGAAACTGAAC GCATTGATGAGTTTAACCTGTCTCTGCGCTCTGACATGGCATCAGTCGCTAAGGCCATGGCGTCTCCAGAATCAGGGTTGGAGGTCCGAGACCGAATGTGGCTGAAGATCACCATTCCCAGTGCTTTCCTGG GTTCAGATGTGGTTGAGTGGTTGTACCATCACATTGATGGTTTTCAGGACCGTCGAGAAGCTCGTAAATATGCCAGTAACCTACTAAAGGCTGGCTTCATCAGACACACCGTTAACAAGATCACCTTCTCTGAACAGTGTTACTACATTTTTGGAGACTTGAACAACTGCGACAATT ACATGGTCAACCTGTCTCTTAATGACAATGATGGTTCAAGTGGTGCTTCAGACCAGGACACTTTGGCTCCGCTTCCATTGCCAGGGGCAACACCGTGGCCCATGCTGCACTCCTTCCAATACCAGTACCCTCACCCCTTCACCACGCAGCCCCCTCCCTACCACGAACTGTCCAACTACAGCTACGGCCCAGGCAGTGCGGGCAGCCAGCATAGTGAAG GGAGTCACAGCAGTGGCTCTACACGGAGTGACGGAGAAAGGAGAAGGGGCAGTAAGAGTGTAGCTGGCAGTACAGCGGGTGGGAGCACACGTGATGACAAATCTCCTGCCGTGGGCGGGGCTGACTCACGTTCTGGCAGCGGCAGTGAATCAGACTCCTCTGTTCGCAGCAGCCTGAGACGGGACCACGGCTCGGCCACGCCCAGTGAACACAGTCGCTCAAGTCAGCGCTCGCATCATCGTATCCCGCCCACTCACCTTGCTCCGTATCCACCTGGAATCCCCATCCCTTACAACCCAATGATGGTGATGATGGTGCCCCAGCATCCACACCCACACTTAGCACTTGGAGCCCCACACCCACAAACACCTTTGCCCCCACATCCTGGCTTGCTGCCCTCCAGCACTCTTGGTGGACCTCCTGGAGCTCCACCAACCCGAGACCTGGCCTCAGTCCCTCCTGAGCTCACGGCCTCCAGGCAGTCTTTCCACTTGGCCATGGGCAACCCCAGCGAGTTCTTTGTGGATGTTATGTAA